From Fusobacterium varium:
ATCTTATCCATTCATTTAAAAATAATAGAAAAACTCTTGTAATAGAAAAAGTAGGAAAAGGATTTGAAAGAGCACTATATTCAACTTATTTGTCATATCTTCCAGAAGATAACTTTTCATATGAACTTACAGAGCACAAGGATAGTAGAGGAGCTTTTGTTGAGATATTAAGAACAGTAGATAGTGGACAATTTTCAATTTCAACTTCAAAACCAGGAATAACAAGAGGAAATCACTATCATAATACTAAAAATGAAAAATTTTTAGTAATAAAGGGAGAAGCTATTATCAGATTTAGAAATATATACAGTGATAAAGTGATTGAATATCCTGTATCTGATAAAAAATTAGAAGTGGTGGATATACCAGTTGGATATACACATAATATAACAAATACTGGCACAGGAGAAATGATACTTGTGATATGGGCAAATGAATTATTTGATAAAGAGAATCCAGATACATACTACTTAGAGGTGTAATAGATGAAAAAAATAAAAGTAATGACAATAGTAGGAACAAGACCAGAAATAATAAGACTTTCAGAAGTTATAAAAGCATGTGATAAATATTTTGAACATATATTAGTTCATACAGGACAGAATTGGGATTATACATTGAATCAAGTATTTTTTGAAGAATTAAATTTAAGAGAACCAGATTATTATTTGAATTCTGTAGGAAAACATTTAGGAGAAACAATAGGAAATATAATAGCAAAATCTTATGAAGTTTTAGAAAAAGAAATGCCAAATGCACTCCTTATACTTGGTGATACAAACTCATGTCTTGCAGCAGTAGCAGCAAAGAGATTAAAAATACCAGTATTTCATATGGAAGCAGGGAACAGATGTTTTGACCAAAATGTTCCAGAAGAAATAAACAGGAAAATAGTAGATCATATAAGTGATATAAATTTACCTTATACAGAGCATAGCAGAAGATATCTTCTATCAGAAGGATTTAGAAAAGAGCATATATATGTAACAGGATCTCCTATGTATGAAGTTTTAGTAAAAAATATGAAGAAAATAGAGCAAAGCAGACCTTTAGAGAAATTAGGATTGGAAAAAGGAAAATATATTCTTGTAAGTGCTCATAGAGAAGA
This genomic window contains:
- the wbpI gene encoding UDP-N-acetylglucosamine 2-epimerase, translated to MKKIKVMTIVGTRPEIIRLSEVIKACDKYFEHILVHTGQNWDYTLNQVFFEELNLREPDYYLNSVGKHLGETIGNIIAKSYEVLEKEMPNALLILGDTNSCLAAVAAKRLKIPVFHMEAGNRCFDQNVPEEINRKIVDHISDINLPYTEHSRRYLLSEGFRKEHIYVTGSPMYEVLVKNMKKIEQSRPLEKLGLEKGKYILVSAHREENIDIEKNFFKLMNGINMIAEHYNIPVIYSTHPRSMKKIEERNFKFNPLVKNLKPFGFFEYNKLQKNAYAVISDSGTLSEESSMLNFPGILIRTSTERPEVLDKGNMIIGGIEGEEIIQAIDMIRIYFEENNRYELPVDYRDINVADKVVRIILSYYKIIDKVIWGK